A window of Hevea brasiliensis isolate MT/VB/25A 57/8 chromosome 14, ASM3005281v1, whole genome shotgun sequence contains these coding sequences:
- the LOC110645289 gene encoding glutamyl-tRNA reductase 2, chloroplastic has product MAVASASTFAASSVAYRQMQSNSSTVSLPSSSSPFCSGSQFFYEISKKGGERKSLVFHRALSLRCEVVSQNLNPIDKAESKKSNIIALEQLKASGIDRYTKERSSIAVIGLNVHTAPVEIREKLAIPEAQWPQAINELSSLNHIEEAAVLSTCNRMEIYVVALSQHRGVKEVTEWMSKISGIPVSELCQHQFILYNRDATRHLFEVASGLNSVVLGEVQILAQVKQVKKLGQGVSGFGRKISGLFEHAIIAGKRVRTETNIASGSVSVSSAAVELGQMKLPESSYNAARVLVIGAGKMGKLVIKHLAAKGCTKMVVVNRTEERIDAIREELKDTEIIYKPLSEMMACACEADVIFTCTASEAPLFLKVHVQRLPPVDPKVGRRFFIDISVPRNVEPSVSDLETAEVYNVDDLKEVVAANKEDRLRKAMEAQAVISEELHKFEAWKDSLETVPTIKKLRSYLERIRASELDKCLSKMGDISEKQKKAVYDLSMGMLKKFLHGPMQHLRLDANECRKPEEILEIMHAVNTMFDLETEIILDTIRSKVERTQK; this is encoded by the exons ATGGCGGTAGCCTCTGCGAGCACTTTCGCTGCATCATCTGTTGCTTATAGGCAAATGCAATCGAACTCCTCTACTGTCTCTTTGCCTTCCTCTTCTTCGCCTTTTTGTTCTGGATCGCAATTCTTCTACGAGATTTCCAAGAAGGGGGGAGAGAGGAAGTCGCTGGTTTTTCATCGAGCTCTTTCTTTGAGGTGTGAGGTCGTTTCTCAGAATTTGAATCCAATTGATAAGGCTGAGTCCAAGAAGTCCAATATTATCGCTCTTGAACAACTCAAGGCATCTGGGATTGATA GATATACAAAGGAAAGGAGCAGCATTGCTGTAATAGGGCTTAATGTGCACACTGCACCAGTTGAAATACGGGAGAAACTTGCCATTCCAGAAGCCCAGTGGCCTCAGGCCATTAATGAGCTCAGTTCTCTTAATCATATAGAAGAAGCTGCTGTTCTTAGTACTTGCAACAGGATGGAAATATATGTTGTGGCTTTGTCTCAGCATCGTGGGGTTAAAGAAGTGACTGAGTGGATGTCTAAG ATTAGCGGGATTCCTGTTTCTGAGCTTTGCCAGCACCAGTTTATATTGTATAACAGAGATGCCACAAGACACCTATTTGAAGTAGCTTCTGGACTCAACTCTGTTGTGCTAGGGGAGGTTCAAATCCTTGCCCAGGTGAAACAAGTTAAAAAGCTTGGACAAGGGGTATCTGGCTTTGGCAGGAAAATCAGTGGGCTGTTTGAACATGCAATCATTGCTGGAAAGCGGGTTAGAACTGAAACTAACATTGCCTCAGGGTCAGTTTCAGTCAGTTCGGCTGCTGTAGAACTTGGTCAAATGAAGCTTCCAGAGTCTTCATATAATGCTGCTAGAGTTTTGGTAATTGGAGCTGGCAAGATGGGGAAACTAGTGATTAAACACTTAGCTGCAAAAGGGTGCACCAAAATGGTGGTTGTGAATAGAACTGAGGAAAGAATTGATGCCATACGTGAAGAGCTTAAGGATACTGAAATCATATATAAACCCCTTTCAGAAATGATGGCATGTGCATGTGAAGCTGATGTGATTTTCACGTGCACTGCGTCAGAGGCTCCTTTGTTCTTGAAAGTGCATGTGCAGAGACTTCCCCCTGTGGACCCAAAAGTTGGAAGGCGGTTTTTCATTGATATTTCTGTTCCTAGGAATGTAGAACCATCTGTCTCAGATCTGGAGACAGCAGAAGTCTACAATGTAGATGATCTCAAGGAAGTTGTGGCTGCTAATAAGGAAGATCGGCTCAGGAAAGCTATGGAAGCACAGGCagttatttctgaggaattgcaCAAGTTTGAAGCTTGGAAGGATTCTCTTGAGACTGTTCCTACCATCAAGAAGTTGCGCTCTTATCTAGAAAGGATTAGAGCTTCTGAACTGGACAAGTGTTTGTCAAAGATGGGCGACATTTCAGAGAAACAAAAAAAGGCTGTCTATGATCTTAGCATGGGTATGTTGAAGAAGTTCCTTCATGGTCCAATGCAGCACCTTAGACTTGATGCAAATGAGTGCCGTAAGCCAGAAGAGATACTTGAAATTATGCATGCTGTCAATACAATGTTTGACCTTGAGACGGAGATAATTTTGGATACAATTCGATCAAAGGTAGAACGAACCCAGAAGTAA
- the LOC110645283 gene encoding uncharacterized protein LOC110645283 has protein sequence MALRIQLLCPNTLSQLITSQSYPFPTASHFICRLRTQIPCTNNRISDTDLASDLATEVTKINTHLTQREEAMMKSKELLFTELCHYLAMEKEEVKRKWGKLDQEEKWVLVKGFVDEWGVTFQPLSARSVKEMIEEYLIEEKPSSNCSSLFTDLKRIIGLSQNE, from the coding sequence ATGGCCTTAAGAATCCAACTTTTATGCCCAAATACCCTCTCACAACTCATAACATCCCAATCTTATCCCTTTCCAACTGCATCCCATTTCATCTGCAGACTTAGAACCCAAATCCCATGCACCAACAACAGAATCAGTGATACTGATCTTGCATCAGATTTGGCTACAGAAGTGACAAAGATAAACACCCATTTGACGCAAAGAGAAGAGGCCATGATGAAGAGCAAAGAATTACTATTCACTGAGCTCTGCCACTATTTGGCTATGGAAAAGGAGGAAGTGAAGAGGAAATGGGGCAAACTGGATCAAGAGGAGAAGTGGGTTTTGGTTAAGGGGTTTGTTGATGAGTGGGGTGTCACTTTTCAGCCCTTGTCTGCTAGGTCTGTCAAAGAAATGATTGAAGAGTATTTGATTGAAGAGAAGCCATCTTCAAATTGTTCTTCTCTGTTTACTGATTTGAAGAGGATAATAGGGCTTTCTCAAAATGAGTGA
- the LOC110645286 gene encoding protein ACCELERATED CELL DEATH 6-like: protein MADSQALPETQLAAEINDQPKQKVIITFMDAEWYNAAAEDQIDKFKDYTEPLDLLRNPKKNTVLHVYITAVKKETEESIEFVKLVISKCPPLLDEPNIRGETPLHIAARFGYNNIVEFLIRNIKKAQYDDLERGAEESTSDKMLKKTSPNGGTDLHEAVRNNHPRVVETLIRENLEFANIANAARESPLYVAAVRESNIIAFRILEICPSSAAYAGPNDRTALHEAVISEDTEYDKSAAYIGYKVGKTPLHIAILIGDKHKDEDGNTPIHLLATHDFYAGNLIQHHTVDKMIVNKENLTALDVVVATKNESFGLFLGSTAKHLKKAGYKRGRHSIRQAPPHNMSTINRELMSSLRKASESHQTVATLIATVTFVAGFTLPGGYSGQDGPDEGTAILTRKSAFKTFLVTDTIAQPKESFVFYSFGHIFFTVVALALMVVAFMTGEYAVLPHSSSGLGAAICVIGSCLALLCCWVLKAALCE, encoded by the exons ATGGCGGATTCCCAAGCTTTGCCCGAAACCCAATTAGCAGCTGAGATCAATGATCAGCCCAAACAAAAAGTCATCATTACTTTCATGGATGCTGAATGGTACAATGCTGCAGCTGAAGACCAAATCGACAAATTCAAAGATTACACAGAGCCTCTAGATCTTCTGCGTAACCCAAAAAAAAATACAGTCCTACATGTTTACATCACGGCagtaaaaaaggaaacagaagaaTCCATTGAATTTGTGAAACTAGTTATCAGCAAGTGTCCGCCGCTGCTAGATGAGCCCAATATCAGAGGCGAAACTCCGCTGCATATTGCAGCTAGGTTCGGGTACAACAATATAGTCGAATTTCTTATTCGGAACATCAAGAAGGCTCAATACGACGATCTTGAGAGAGGCGCAGAGGAGTCAACAAGTGATAAGATGCTGAAGAAGACAAGCCCAAATGGAGGCACAGACTTGCATGAGGCTGTAAGAAATAATCATCCTCGAGTGGTGGaaacattgataagagaaaatcttGAATTTGCGAACATAGCTAATGCCGCCAGAGAAAGCCCGCTTTACGTTGCAGCGGTGAGAGAGAGCAATATCATTGCTTTTAGGATATTGGAGATATGTCCCTCATCGGCGGCATACGCCGGTCCCAATGATAGAACAGCTTTGCACGAAGCTGTGATAAGTGAAGATACAG AATATGATAAATCTGCTGCTTATATTGGCTACAAAGTTGGAAAGACACCTCTTCATATAGCAATTCTCATCGGCGATAAACAT AAAGATGAAGATGGGAACACTCCGATCCATCTACTCGCTACTCATGACTTTTATGCTGGTAATCTTATACAACACCACACAGTTGATAAAATGATCGTCAACAAAGAAAATTTAACCGCTCTGGACGTGGTGGTAGCAACGAAGAATGAAAGCTTTGGGCTATTTCTG GGATCTACAGCAAAACACCTAAAGAAGGCTGGATATAAACGAGGTCGGCATTCAATCAGGCAGGCACCACCTCATAATATGTCAACGATCAACAGAGAATTAATGTCTTCCCTCCGGAAAGCGAGTGAATCCCATCAGACAGTAGCCACCCTCATAGCAACAGTAACTTTTGTGGCAGGTTTCACCTTACCTGGTGGTTACAGTGGTCAAGATGGCCCTGACGAAGGAACAGCAATTTTAACTAGAAAATCAGCATTCAAAACGTTCCTTGTAACCGATACCATTGC AcaaccaaaagaaagttttgtttTCTATTCCTTTGGACATATCTTTTTCACTGTTGTTGCTCTGGCTTTAATGGTGGTGGCATTTATGACAGGTGAGTATGCAGTGTTGCCACATTCCTCATCAGGTCTTGGGGCTGCTATTTGTGTCATCGGAAGTTGTTTGGCTTTATTGTGTTGCTGGGTGCTCAAGGCTGCGTTGTGTGaatga
- the LOC110645282 gene encoding protein RMD5 homolog has product MELGTVKDAFDQQLSTVRDTFERVAKRQKLSSSKSQEVIDQVSHEIEQTLANIKSVQGLMSPVDQKSILTELKHKLNAISPLNQLEGSQKELNIDLSKYPKLLEKSFNSDISKTYRNVDFDFHIVNQIIASHFYRQGQFDLGDCLINEAGEPEATALRSQFLELHQILDAIKVKNLEPALKWASTNREKLQLNGSNLEIKIHRLQFLEILKGGNRAAALNYARTFLSPLASLHMREIQKLVVCICWIGKLESNPHSELLDPTHWEKLSDELTRDFCNLLGHSCGSPLTLAMAAGIEGLPTLLKLANVMAAKRQEWLAMKQLPVPVELGREYQFHSIFVCPVSREQGSEDNPPMLMPCLHVLCKQSITKMSKGYSRTFKCPYCPVEASVAQCRQLYF; this is encoded by the coding sequence ATGGAGCTGGGCACAGTAAAAGATGCATTTGACCAACAGCTGAGTACTGTAAGAGATACATTTGAGCGTGTTGCAAAAAGGCAAAAGCTGTCATCCTCCAAGTCCCAAGAAGTAATTGATCAGGTCAGTCATGAAATTGAACAAACATTGGCAAACATCAAGTCAGTTCAAGGCCTCATGTCTCCTGTTGATCAGAAATCCATCCTTACAGAGCTAAAGCATAAGCTGAATGCAATTAGTCCGCTAAACCAATTAGAAGGATCACAGAAGGAACTAAATATTGATCTCAGCAAGTACCCAAAACTACTTGAAAAATCTTTCAATTCTGATATATCCAAGACTTACAGAAATGTTGACTTTGACTTCCATATAGTGAATCAGATAATAGCAAGCCATTTTTACCGGCAAGGCCAATTTGATCTTGGAGATTGCCTAATAAATGAAGCTGGAGAACCAGAAGCAACAGCTTTAAGATCTCAATTCTTGGAATTGCATCAAATACTTGATGCTATTAAGGTTAAAAACCTTGAACCTGCTCTTAAATGGGCTTCTACCAACCGTGAAAAGCTCCAGCTGAATGGTTCAAATCTGGAGATTAAAATTCACCGCCTACAGTTTTTGGAGATTTTGAAGGGGGGAAATCGTGCTGCTGCCCTTAATTATGCCAGAACTTTCCTTTCTCCTTTAGCTTCGCTTCATATGAGAGAAATTCAGAAGCTCGTGGTTTGCATCTGTTGGATagggaagcttgaaagcaatccTCATTCCGAGTTGTTGGATCCAACTCATTGGGAAAAGTTGTCTGATGAGCTAACTCGGGATTTCTGCAATCTTTTAGGACATTCCTGTGGGAGCCCATTGACCTTGGCAATGGCAGCTGGGATTGAGGGGTTGCCAACTCTATTGAAGCTGGCAAACGTGATGGCTGCAAAAAGGCAAGAGTGGCTGGCAATGAAACAGCTCCCAGTGCCAGTTGAATTGGGAAGAGAATATCAGTTCCATTCGATTTTCGTTTGTCCTGTAAGTAGGGAGCAAGGAAGTGAAGATAATCCACCAATGCTGATGCCATGTCTGCATGTTCTCTGCAAGCAATCAATCACCAAAATGTCGAAGGGTTACTCAAGGACGTTTAAGTGTCCTTACTGCCCAGTTGAGGCTTCGGTTGCCCAATGCAGGCAGCTATACTTCTAA